A region from the Alnus glutinosa chromosome 5, dhAlnGlut1.1, whole genome shotgun sequence genome encodes:
- the LOC133868906 gene encoding probable 2' cyclic ADP-D-ribose synthase BdTIR, producing the protein MQRSPALARSFARKILHPNHPHNQIRAIARPCDVFINHRGIDTKRTISGLLYYHLSMLRLRPFLDSQNMKPGEKLFHKIDPAIRNCKIGIAVFSPRYCESYFCLHELALLMECKKRVIPIFCDVKPSQLQVKEDGTRPVKELQRFRSALEEAKFTVGLTFDSSSGNWSEFLLSASDAIIENLLEVDGERLHKFTSQL; encoded by the exons ATGCAGAGATCACCAGCTTTGGCGAGGAGCTTTGCTCGTAAAATCCTTCATCCCAACCATCCCCATAACCAAATCCGAGCAATAGCACGGCCATGCGACGTGTTCATAAACCACCGGGGGATCGACACGAAGAGAACAATTTCCGGTTTGCTCTACTACCACCTTTCCATGCTCCGGCTCAGGCCTTTCCTCGACAGCCAAAACATGAAACCTGGGGAAAAGCTGTTCCACAAGATTGATCCCGCTATTCGAAATTGTAAGATTGGGATTGCCGTGTTTTCTCCCCGGTACTGCGAGTCCTATTTTTGTCTCCATGAGCTCGCTCTTCTAATGGAGTGCAAGAAGAGGGTTATCCCCATCTTTTGTGACGTGAAACCGTCGCAGCTTCAGGTTAAGGAAGACGGAACTCGTCCGGTGAAAGAGCTGCAGAGGTTCCGCTCGGCGCTTGAAGAAGCTAAATTTACCGTTGGACTCACCTTTGATTCGTCAAGCGG gAATTGGTCGGAATTCCTACTGTCTGCTTCGGATGCAATCATAGAGAATTTGCTGGAGGTAGATGGTGAACGACTGCATAAATTTACATCACAGCTGTGA